Proteins co-encoded in one Streptococcus ruminicola genomic window:
- a CDS encoding DUF1492 domain-containing protein, translating into MKTYERLRRIKSLDKYIESQTNQLEKLKSQALKINASRPQVDRVQGGTNRKRDDLYIELMTTQEEIEEYTAKAIREKREFRKQIAEIEDSNARTLLQMVYIEQLPIDDICEHYDGITRKTYYVWLRKAEKLLED; encoded by the coding sequence GAAAACATACGAGCGATTGCGTAGAATCAAATCACTTGACAAGTATATTGAAAGTCAAACTAATCAATTAGAAAAACTAAAATCCCAAGCTCTTAAAATCAATGCTAGTCGGCCGCAAGTTGACCGTGTGCAAGGCGGAACGAATAGAAAGAGAGATGACTTGTATATCGAATTGATGACTACCCAAGAAGAAATCGAAGAGTATACAGCTAAAGCAATAAGAGAGAAACGAGAATTTAGGAAACAGATCGCAGAGATTGAAGATAGCAATGCTAGAACTCTCTTGCAAATGGTTTATATTGAGCAGTTGCCTATTGATGATATTTGTGAGCATTATGATGGAATCACACGCAAAACATATTATGTTTGGTTACGCAAGGCAGAGAAGCTTTTAGAGGATTGA
- a CDS encoding HNH endonuclease: MVRRCKYAGCHTLVERPAYYCDKHKQYEAEYAKQRETYSRTYYNKRVRNRDEANRERNKFYHSPTWTSLRKQALERDKYMCQYCLALGVKRPNAKVGDHITPAEIAPEIRTELSNIATACRDCDNVKRKLEQEIYGTGQGNTHRNTKLRLSVSQWAKMIARKKQETREGT, encoded by the coding sequence ATGGTACGGAGGTGTAAATATGCAGGCTGTCATACATTAGTAGAAAGGCCAGCATATTATTGTGATAAGCACAAGCAATATGAAGCTGAATATGCTAAACAGCGTGAGACCTACAGTCGAACGTATTACAATAAGCGAGTTCGCAACAGAGATGAAGCGAATAGAGAACGTAATAAGTTTTATCATTCGCCAACTTGGACATCACTTCGCAAGCAAGCTCTAGAACGTGATAAGTATATGTGTCAATACTGTTTAGCTTTAGGTGTTAAACGACCTAATGCCAAGGTTGGCGACCACATCACGCCAGCTGAAATAGCTCCAGAAATACGCACAGAATTGTCAAACATAGCAACAGCTTGCAGAGATTGCGATAATGTCAAACGTAAGCTAGAGCAAGAAATTTATGGGACAGGACAAGGAAACACGCATAGAAACACGAAATTAAGGCTTTCAGTGAGCCAATGGGCTAAAATGATTGCCCGTAAAAAACAAGAGACCCGAGAAGGCACTTAA